The sequence below is a genomic window from bacterium.
TCGATCGTGATCCCGCGGCGCCGCTCTTCCGGGAGGCGGTCGGGATCGACGCCGGTCAGGGCGCGGACGAGCGTCGACTTGCCGTGGTCGATGTGGCCCGCCGTGCCGACGACGACGTGGCGCGCGGACGTCTCCGCCATCCGGTCCTCCGCGCGCGATTGTACGCGCGGCGGCCGATCAGACGCGGTGCGGGGCGCGCGGGCGGTTGAAGAGGCGCCGCAGGCGGGCCTTGGCCTGCGTTTCGATCTGGCGCACCCGCTCGCGCGACACGCCCATCTGCTCGCCGATCTCCTTGAGCGTGAGGATCGGGCAGCCGTCGAGGCCGAAGCGGTGGCGGACGACGATCTGCTCCTGCTCGGAGAGGTGCTGCAGCGCGTCGCCGACGAGCGACGTTCCCTCGCGGCGGATCAGGTTCTCCTCGGGGCTCTCCGAATCCTGGTCGATCAAGTAGTCGGAGACCGGGGTCTTCTTCTCCTTGCCGACCGTGTCGTCGAGCGAGACCTCCTTGGAGTGGACCTGCAGCGTCTGGTCGACCTTCTTCAGCGTGGTGTCGAGGCGGTCGCTGATTTCGTGGCGCTCCGGCGCCCGGCCGAGCTCCTTGCGCAGCGTGTGCTCGGCCTCGCGGACCTGCTTGACCTTCTTCATCTGGTAGGTCGGGACGCGGACCAAGTTGACCTGCTCCGCGAGCGCCTTGAGGATCGCCTTGCGGATCCACCAGATGGCGTAGGTGATGAACTTCGTCCCCTTCTCGGGGTCGTAGCGGCGCGCGGCCTCGATCAGCCCGAGGTTCCCCTCGTTGAGCAGGTCCTCGAGCGGCAGGCCGAGGTTGCGGTACTCGCTGGCGACCTTGACGACGAAGGAGAGGTTCGAGGCGACGAGATGCTCGAACGCGTCCTTGTCCCCCTTCCGGACGCGGTGCGCGAGCTGTTGCTCCT
It includes:
- a CDS encoding RNA polymerase sigma factor RpoD/SigA, which produces MDRNNSDRSVLSRYFSEIRAYPLLTKEQEQQLAHRVRKGDKDAFEHLVASNLSFVVKVASEYRNLGLPLEDLLNEGNLGLIEAARRYDPEKGTKFITYAIWWIRKAILKALAEQVNLVRVPTYQMKKVKQVREAEHTLRKELGRAPERHEISDRLDTTLKKVDQTLQVHSKEVSLDDTVGKEKKTPVSDYLIDQDSESPEENLIRREGTSLVGDALQHLSEQEQIVVRHRFGLDGCPILTLKEIGEQMGVSRERVRQIETQAKARLRRLFNRPRAPHRV